A window of the Synechococcus sp. LTW-R genome harbors these coding sequences:
- a CDS encoding glycosyltransferase family 4 protein — translation MTHIAWLGKKSPFCGNVTYGLTTTEALRDRGHEISFIHFDSSGTSSTGTASSPDVVLPYLVKSQVYTIPSPGAQRELRESLERLQPDLVHASLTLSPLDFRLPDLCQQLGLPLVATFHPPFDASLRNLSAGTQQLTYQLYAPSLAKYDRVVVFSELQADVLMRLGVPSHRLAVIPNGVDPQRWTPGNPAEPSERLQELRQRFSGQRVFLYMGRIATEKNVEALLRAWKLVQPSGCRLVVVGDGPMRQSLMQNYGEDAGILWRGHEPDQSVRLALLQLAEVFLLPSLVEGLSLALLEAMASGTACVATDAGADGEVLEGGAGIVISTQGVTTQLRTLLPVLRDQPVLTAELGRRARQRALERYTLTQNIDQLERLYGELSPAGSVLA, via the coding sequence GTGACCCATATCGCCTGGCTGGGCAAAAAGTCACCCTTCTGCGGCAACGTCACCTACGGCCTGACTACCACCGAGGCCCTGCGGGATCGCGGCCACGAGATCAGCTTCATTCACTTCGACAGCTCCGGTACAAGCAGCACAGGAACAGCCAGCAGCCCCGACGTCGTGCTGCCGTATCTGGTCAAGTCGCAGGTGTACACGATTCCTTCGCCAGGGGCCCAGCGCGAACTGCGGGAGTCCCTGGAGCGGCTGCAGCCGGATCTGGTGCACGCCAGCTTGACCCTCTCGCCCCTGGATTTCAGGCTCCCCGACCTCTGCCAGCAGCTGGGACTGCCGCTGGTGGCCACCTTCCACCCCCCGTTTGACGCCAGTCTGCGCAACCTCAGCGCCGGCACCCAACAGCTGACCTATCAGCTCTACGCCCCCTCCCTGGCCAAGTACGACCGGGTGGTGGTCTTCTCGGAGTTGCAGGCCGATGTCCTGATGCGGCTTGGGGTCCCCAGCCATCGCCTGGCGGTGATCCCCAACGGGGTGGATCCCCAGCGCTGGACTCCCGGCAATCCGGCCGAGCCCTCTGAGCGGCTCCAAGAGCTGCGCCAACGCTTCAGCGGCCAGCGGGTGTTCCTCTACATGGGCAGGATCGCGACGGAGAAGAACGTCGAAGCGCTGCTGCGGGCCTGGAAGTTGGTTCAGCCCAGCGGCTGCCGGCTGGTGGTGGTGGGCGATGGCCCGATGCGCCAATCGCTGATGCAGAACTACGGCGAGGACGCCGGGATCCTCTGGCGGGGCCACGAACCCGACCAAAGCGTTCGCTTGGCCCTGCTGCAGCTCGCCGAGGTCTTCCTCTTGCCTTCCCTGGTGGAGGGTCTCTCCTTGGCCCTGCTGGAGGCCATGGCCAGCGGTACCGCCTGCGTCGCCACCGATGCCGGCGCCGATGGGGAGGTACTGGAGGGCGGCGCCGGCATCGTGATCAGCACCCAGGGGGTGACGACCCAGCTGCGCACCCTGCTGCCGGTGCTGCGGGACCAACCGGTCCTCACCGCCGAACTGGGACGGCGCGCCCGCCAGCGTGCCCTTGAGCGCTACACCCTCACCCAAAACATCGACCAGCTGGAGCGCCTCTACGGCGAGCTCAGTCCCGCCGGTTCAGTCCTCGCCTAG
- a CDS encoding MFS transporter, with product MSDDPRSPGENTGLQGVLALPEFRKLWLGQIFSQLADKFYIVLMVFLIAQYWAGATPPEGGALVEAAGAFNLSIEGRAQWITLLATGIYVANTIPAMVLGLVAGVWADRWRKREVMVASNGIRAGLALLTPFCLLDGPHWLGLSWGYWALLVITFLESVLTQFFAPAEQAAIPMLVPTRQLLAANSLYQATSMAATIVGFALGDPILRALKYGLGALGIANGEFALLPLCYGLAALSIAWIRVEETPRRSHDENIWREISDGLEVLKQRPSVRSAMLQLVLLYSLLAALYVLAISLASAIRQLGPTQFGTLLAMSGIGLALGAVAVAQIGHRFNRRRLASAGLGTIAWSLVLLGQLRGSLGFTLTLCAVLGVGAALLAIPAQTTIQEDTPESMRGKVFGLQNNLINIALSLPLVLAGAIVSRYGLLPVLWALAGLAVAAALLEQPWKRC from the coding sequence GTGAGCGACGACCCGCGGTCTCCAGGAGAAAACACGGGATTGCAAGGGGTCTTGGCCCTGCCCGAATTCCGCAAGCTCTGGCTTGGGCAGATCTTCAGCCAGCTGGCGGACAAGTTCTACATCGTCTTGATGGTGTTCCTGATCGCCCAGTACTGGGCGGGGGCGACACCACCGGAGGGCGGAGCGCTCGTGGAGGCCGCCGGGGCCTTCAACCTGAGCATCGAGGGCCGGGCCCAATGGATCACCCTGCTCGCCACAGGGATCTACGTGGCCAACACCATCCCGGCCATGGTGCTCGGACTGGTGGCTGGGGTTTGGGCCGATCGCTGGCGCAAACGCGAAGTGATGGTGGCCAGCAACGGCATCCGCGCCGGCCTAGCCCTGCTGACGCCGTTCTGCCTGCTGGATGGTCCCCATTGGCTCGGGCTCAGCTGGGGCTATTGGGCCCTGCTGGTGATCACCTTTCTGGAGTCGGTGCTGACCCAGTTCTTCGCCCCGGCGGAGCAGGCCGCGATCCCGATGCTGGTGCCCACGCGCCAGTTGCTGGCGGCGAACTCGCTCTACCAAGCCACCAGCATGGCCGCCACGATCGTCGGCTTCGCCCTGGGTGATCCGATCCTGCGGGCCCTGAAGTACGGCCTGGGGGCCCTGGGCATCGCCAACGGCGAGTTCGCGCTATTGCCCCTCTGCTACGGCCTGGCGGCCCTCTCGATTGCCTGGATCCGCGTCGAGGAAACCCCGCGGCGCAGCCATGACGAGAACATCTGGCGGGAGATCTCCGACGGCCTCGAGGTGCTCAAGCAGCGCCCCAGCGTGCGCAGCGCCATGCTCCAACTGGTGCTCCTCTACAGCCTGCTGGCGGCGCTCTATGTCCTCGCCATCAGCCTGGCCTCCGCGATCCGTCAGCTCGGTCCCACCCAATTCGGCACCCTGCTGGCGATGAGTGGCATCGGCCTCGCCCTGGGCGCCGTCGCCGTGGCGCAGATCGGCCATCGCTTCAACCGCCGTCGCCTGGCCTCCGCCGGCCTCGGGACCATCGCCTGGAGCCTGGTGCTGCTCGGCCAACTGCGCGGCAGCCTCGGCTTCACCCTCACCCTCTGCGCGGTGCTTGGCGTCGGCGCCGCCCTGCTGGCCATCCCCGCCCAGACCACCATCCAGGAAGACACCCCGGAATCGATGCGGGGCAAGGTCTTTGGCCTGCAGAACAACCTGATCAACATTGCCTTGAGCCTGCCGCTGGTGCTGGCCGGAGCCATCGTGAGCCGCTATGGACTGCTGCCGGTGCTCTGGGCCTTGGCGGGCCTGGCGGTGGCCGCCGCGCTGCTCGAGCAGCCGTGGAAACGCTGCTAG
- the recO gene encoding DNA repair protein RecO, with translation MSPEQRLEGLVLRSSPLGESDRLITLLSNDEGLVRLAAPGARKPKSSLAAAVPLAVLSLQVGGRSGLKRVRQLRVLRNFSNLAERLETLAAAQGLAEVALLLVPSGDAIEGVLEDLLVQLSRLELVVKDKQDNLEALAISVQGLTHLLALGGYALPLAECCRSGLPLDPPLGNWEWRCSLLPSEGFVIGAVPGAQMVLNASELALLQRLLRPALPRKRDGELMGPERVWLRLLQLLELWCREHLNRSARSWRMLRQCFNDGASSVAERS, from the coding sequence GTGAGCCCCGAACAGCGGCTGGAGGGCCTGGTGCTGCGCAGCAGTCCCCTCGGGGAAAGCGACCGGCTGATCACGCTCCTAAGCAACGACGAAGGCCTGGTGCGCCTGGCCGCCCCAGGGGCCCGCAAACCCAAAAGCTCCCTGGCCGCGGCCGTCCCCTTGGCGGTGCTCAGCCTGCAGGTGGGGGGGCGCAGTGGCCTCAAGCGCGTGCGCCAACTGCGGGTCCTGCGTAACTTTTCGAACCTGGCGGAGCGACTGGAGACCTTGGCGGCAGCCCAGGGCCTCGCGGAGGTGGCCCTGCTGCTGGTCCCCAGCGGTGACGCGATTGAAGGGGTCCTCGAGGACCTGCTGGTGCAGCTGTCCCGGTTGGAATTGGTGGTGAAGGACAAACAGGACAACCTCGAAGCCCTGGCCATCAGCGTTCAGGGCCTCACCCACCTGCTGGCCCTGGGGGGCTATGCCCTCCCCCTGGCGGAGTGCTGCCGCAGCGGACTTCCCCTGGATCCGCCCCTGGGGAACTGGGAGTGGCGCTGCAGCCTGTTGCCCAGTGAAGGCTTTGTCATCGGTGCCGTACCCGGCGCCCAGATGGTGCTCAATGCCTCCGAGCTCGCCCTGCTGCAACGACTGCTGCGGCCGGCCTTACCCCGGAAGCGCGATGGAGAGCTGATGGGACCCGAGCGGGTCTGGCTGCGGCTGCTGCAACTGCTCGAGCTCTGGTGCCGCGAACACCTCAACCGCAGCGCCCGCTCCTGGCGGATGTTGCGACAGTGCTTCAACGATGGGGCATCATCGGTAGCCGAAAGGTCCTGA
- the deoC gene encoding deoxyribose-phosphate aldolase has protein sequence MRDLPDLAPLIDHALLDPHQGRESVLRCCDEAKHFGFAGVCLASRWLDLARERLGPSGGRGPKLISVIGFPFGAIPAQIKRQEAEWAAGAGADELDVVPDFGALADGNSAQFCEDLAPVADLGLPFKVILEVGRLTPEVLEWAVEASIDVGASVLKTGSGFGPAASIEQVQQLRQLARGRAAIKASGGISSLEQAYALVEAGASRLGTSRGVALMEALRAKDE, from the coding sequence GTGCGCGACCTGCCCGATCTCGCCCCCCTGATCGATCACGCCCTGCTGGATCCCCATCAGGGCCGCGAGTCAGTGCTGCGCTGCTGCGACGAGGCCAAGCACTTCGGCTTTGCCGGGGTCTGCCTGGCCTCCCGCTGGTTGGATCTGGCCCGCGAGCGGCTGGGTCCAAGCGGCGGACGGGGCCCGAAGCTGATCAGCGTGATCGGCTTCCCCTTTGGCGCGATTCCCGCGCAGATCAAACGCCAGGAAGCGGAATGGGCCGCTGGCGCCGGCGCGGATGAACTTGATGTCGTGCCGGACTTTGGCGCCCTGGCCGACGGCAACAGCGCTCAGTTCTGCGAGGACCTCGCCCCGGTCGCCGACCTGGGGCTGCCCTTCAAGGTGATCTTGGAGGTGGGGCGTCTGACTCCGGAGGTCCTCGAGTGGGCCGTCGAAGCCAGCATCGACGTGGGCGCCAGCGTGCTCAAGACCGGCAGTGGCTTTGGACCCGCGGCGAGCATCGAACAGGTCCAACAACTCCGCCAACTCGCCCGGGGGCGCGCCGCCATTAAGGCCTCGGGTGGCATCAGCAGCCTGGAGCAGGCCTATGCCCTCGTCGAAGCGGGCGCCAGCCGCCTGGGCACCAGCCGAGGTGTGGCCTTGATGGAGGCCCTGCGGGCGAAGGACGAGTGA
- the hpf gene encoding ribosome hibernation-promoting factor, HPF/YfiA family, translating to MKLVIHGRNLEVTPAIREYTEEKLKRATSHFDGMVKEADVHLSVARNPRVPQQTAEVTVFANGTVIRAQERSENLYASIDLVAGKLTRQLRRYKDRHGDHHHSHGHHASQTPSVVEMAGDDSVSGSLLEGKEAGLPPRGVRRKYFPMPAMGLNEALHQLELIDHDFYLFRDAESGELQVVYRRNHGGFGVIQAKA from the coding sequence ATGAAGCTCGTGATTCACGGCCGCAATCTGGAGGTCACTCCAGCCATCCGCGAGTACACCGAAGAGAAGCTGAAGCGAGCGACCAGTCATTTCGACGGGATGGTGAAAGAGGCGGACGTGCATCTCTCGGTGGCCCGCAATCCCCGGGTTCCGCAACAGACCGCGGAGGTGACGGTCTTCGCCAATGGCACCGTGATCCGCGCCCAAGAACGCAGCGAGAACCTCTACGCCAGCATTGATTTGGTGGCTGGGAAATTGACCCGGCAGCTGCGCCGCTACAAGGACCGCCACGGCGACCACCACCACAGCCACGGTCACCACGCCAGCCAGACCCCCAGCGTGGTGGAGATGGCCGGCGATGACAGCGTCAGCGGCTCCCTGCTGGAGGGCAAAGAAGCCGGTCTCCCCCCCCGGGGGGTGCGCCGCAAATACTTCCCGATGCCCGCCATGGGTCTGAATGAGGCCCTGCACCAGCTGGAGCTGATCGACCACGACTTTTATTTGTTCCGCGACGCGGAGAGCGGTGAGCTGCAGGTGGTCTACCGGCGCAACCACGGGGGCTTTGGTGTGATTCAGGCCAAGGCCTGA
- the lipB gene encoding lipoyl(octanoyl) transferase LipB, translating into MISTTASLAHDAICFEPPGCVPFAQGWSWQQQLQRRLLENPDGPEAVLLLEHEPCYTLGRGADPAFLGFDPADPPAPLFRIDRGGEVTHHCPGQLVLYPVLNLQRHGADLHLYLRELEEVVIALLAELGLEAERIEGLTGVWLEGRKVAAIGVGARRWISQHGLALNVEADLAGFAEVVPCGIANREVGRLVDWRPELSAAALRPRLLEIFARRFGLQFRPPTRQEQLQGW; encoded by the coding sequence GTGATTTCAACCACGGCCTCGCTCGCTCACGACGCAATCTGTTTCGAGCCCCCTGGCTGCGTCCCCTTTGCCCAGGGCTGGAGTTGGCAGCAGCAGTTGCAACGGCGGCTGCTGGAGAACCCCGATGGGCCCGAGGCGGTGCTGCTGCTGGAGCACGAGCCCTGCTACACCCTGGGCCGCGGCGCGGACCCGGCCTTCCTGGGCTTTGATCCGGCGGATCCCCCGGCACCGCTCTTTCGGATTGATCGGGGCGGTGAAGTGACCCACCACTGCCCGGGGCAGTTGGTGCTCTATCCGGTGCTCAACCTGCAGCGCCATGGCGCTGACCTGCACCTCTATCTGCGGGAGCTCGAGGAGGTGGTGATCGCGTTGTTGGCCGAACTGGGTCTGGAGGCCGAACGGATTGAGGGGCTGACGGGGGTCTGGTTGGAGGGCCGCAAGGTGGCCGCCATTGGGGTCGGTGCCCGCCGTTGGATCAGTCAGCACGGCTTGGCCCTCAATGTCGAGGCGGATCTCGCTGGTTTTGCCGAAGTCGTGCCCTGCGGGATCGCCAATCGGGAGGTCGGGCGCCTGGTGGATTGGCGGCCGGAGCTCTCGGCGGCGGCCCTGCGGCCGCGGCTGCTGGAGATCTTTGCGCGTCGCTTTGGTTTGCAGTTCCGCCCGCCAACCCGGCAGGAGCAGCTCCAGGGGTGGTAA
- a CDS encoding AMP-binding protein — translation MPLAEISWTGSRHDQRALAERHDWSALRGLEQLWGQLAELHGEAPALEAPHAKPPEQLSFRRLHQKIEQAAAGFAALGVRPGEVVGLFSENSPRWLVADQGLMRLGAADAVRGSGAPVDELRYIAADCGAVALVLESAELLQRLQLSSELLGQLRFVVLLQGDRGSVVPVIPCFTWEELMAKGAARPAPAWPEGGEERLATVLYTSGTTGRPKGVPLSHANLLQQLRSLGVAVAPRPGDRVLSVLPIWHAYERSAEYFLLSCGCKQTYTTLKQLRPDLQRVRPHYLISVPRLWEALLSGFEDALAAMPASRAKLLRSALGVSRYHCLARRVAADRTLAPERKRRRVAAAAGALLSWPVHGLAEKLFWPKVRTQLIGGRLRTAISGGGALAIHVDGFFEAIGIELLVGYGLTETSPVLTCRRRWNNRRGSSGQPLPGTAIKITDPETGAVLAIGERGKVLAKGSQVMGGYLGKPEATAKVLDAEGWFDTGDLGHLLADGTLVLTGRAKDTIVLSSGENIEPGPLEECLVACSLVEQVMLVGQDRKALGALVVPKLENLEAFAAGQGLTPSDPALLKALTSRLNRRLQARVGARPDERLAGVALVEPFSIDNGLLTQTLKQKRDRIADRDTQAIEAIYGR, via the coding sequence ATGCCCCTCGCCGAGATCAGCTGGACGGGCAGTCGCCACGATCAGCGCGCCTTGGCCGAGAGGCACGACTGGAGTGCCCTCCGCGGCCTTGAGCAGCTCTGGGGGCAGCTGGCGGAGCTCCATGGCGAGGCTCCGGCCCTGGAGGCCCCCCATGCGAAGCCGCCGGAGCAGTTGAGCTTCCGCCGCCTGCATCAGAAGATCGAGCAGGCCGCCGCCGGTTTTGCAGCCCTCGGAGTCCGGCCGGGCGAGGTCGTCGGTTTGTTCTCGGAGAACAGCCCCCGCTGGCTGGTGGCGGACCAGGGGTTGATGCGTCTTGGGGCCGCGGATGCGGTTCGCGGCAGCGGCGCACCGGTGGATGAGTTGCGCTACATCGCCGCCGACTGCGGCGCGGTGGCGCTGGTGCTGGAGTCCGCCGAGCTGCTCCAGCGTTTGCAGTTGAGCAGTGAGCTGCTCGGCCAGCTGCGCTTTGTGGTGCTGTTGCAGGGGGACCGCGGTTCGGTGGTGCCGGTCATCCCCTGCTTCACCTGGGAGGAACTGATGGCCAAGGGGGCCGCGAGGCCGGCTCCGGCCTGGCCCGAGGGCGGCGAGGAGCGCCTGGCCACGGTGCTCTACACCTCAGGCACCACGGGCCGCCCCAAGGGTGTCCCCCTCAGCCACGCCAACTTGCTGCAACAGCTGCGCAGCCTCGGGGTGGCGGTGGCGCCGCGGCCAGGTGATCGGGTGCTGAGCGTTCTGCCGATCTGGCATGCCTACGAGCGCAGCGCTGAATACTTCCTGCTCTCCTGCGGTTGCAAGCAGACCTACACGACCCTCAAGCAACTGCGCCCGGATCTGCAGCGGGTTCGTCCCCACTATTTGATCAGCGTTCCTCGGCTCTGGGAGGCCCTGCTGAGCGGCTTCGAAGATGCCCTCGCGGCGATGCCCGCGAGTCGCGCCAAGTTGCTGCGCTCGGCCCTGGGCGTCAGTCGGTATCACTGCCTCGCGAGACGGGTGGCGGCCGATCGCACCCTCGCCCCCGAGCGCAAGCGTCGCCGCGTGGCCGCCGCCGCCGGAGCTCTGTTGAGCTGGCCCGTGCATGGTCTGGCCGAGAAGCTGTTTTGGCCGAAGGTGCGCACCCAGCTGATCGGTGGTCGCCTGCGCACGGCCATCAGTGGTGGTGGTGCCCTGGCGATCCATGTCGACGGCTTCTTCGAGGCCATCGGCATTGAGTTGTTAGTGGGCTACGGCCTGACGGAGACCAGCCCGGTGTTGACCTGCCGGCGCCGTTGGAACAACCGCCGCGGCAGCTCCGGCCAACCGCTCCCCGGCACGGCCATCAAGATCACCGATCCCGAGACCGGGGCAGTGCTGGCGATCGGCGAACGGGGCAAGGTCTTGGCCAAAGGCAGCCAGGTGATGGGGGGCTATCTGGGCAAACCGGAAGCCACCGCCAAGGTCCTCGATGCCGAGGGCTGGTTTGACACCGGTGATCTGGGCCACCTGCTGGCGGACGGCACCTTGGTGCTGACCGGCCGCGCCAAGGACACGATCGTGCTCAGCAGCGGCGAGAACATTGAGCCGGGCCCCCTCGAGGAGTGCCTGGTGGCCTGCTCCCTGGTGGAGCAGGTGATGCTTGTGGGCCAGGACCGCAAGGCCCTGGGTGCCCTGGTGGTGCCGAAGCTGGAGAACCTGGAGGCCTTTGCGGCAGGGCAGGGACTGACGCCCTCGGACCCGGCTCTGCTGAAGGCCCTCACCAGTCGGCTGAACCGGCGCCTGCAGGCGCGGGTGGGGGCCCGTCCGGATGAACGGCTGGCGGGGGTCGCCCTGGTGGAGCCCTTCAGCATCGATAACGGTCTGTTGACCCAAACCCTCAAGCAGAAGCGCGATCGCATCGCCGATCGCGACACCCAGGCGATCGAGGCGATCTACGGCCGCTAG